A region from the Methanobrevibacter ruminantium genome encodes:
- a CDS encoding ArsR/SmtB family transcription factor translates to MQDQNSQNEENKHDDMCEIFHPHEDSIERAKKHILADDEYSDLSEFFKIFGNPTRLKIISLLSYEDLCVCDICEALDLNQNAVSNQLRILRAHNIVKFEKEGKQARYSLTDLHVEMIYKMGLEHLNE, encoded by the coding sequence ATGCAAGATCAAAATTCACAAAATGAAGAGAATAAACATGATGATATGTGTGAAATATTTCATCCGCACGAAGATTCAATAGAAAGAGCTAAAAAGCATATTTTAGCTGATGATGAGTATTCTGACCTTTCAGAATTCTTTAAGATATTCGGAAATCCAACAAGGCTTAAGATAATTTCCCTTTTGAGCTATGAGGATTTATGTGTATGTGACATATGCGAAGCATTAGATTTGAATCAGAATGCAGTGTCAAATCAATTGAGGATATTGAGGGCACATAATATTGTCAAATTTGAGAAAGAAGGAAAACAAGCCAGATATTCATTAACTGACCTTCATGTGGAAATGATCTACAAGATGGGTTTGGAACACTTGAATGAATAA